From Equus przewalskii isolate Varuska chromosome 17, EquPr2, whole genome shotgun sequence, the proteins below share one genomic window:
- the TSN gene encoding translin isoform X1, protein MSVSEIFVELQGFLAAEQDIREEIRKVVQSLEQTAREILTLLQGVHQGAGFQDIPKRCLKAREHFGTVKTHLTSLKTKFPAEQYYRFHEHWRFVLQRLVFLAAFVVYLESETLVTREAVTEILGIEPDREKGFHLDVEDYLSGVLILASELSRLSVNSVTAGDYSRPLHISTFINELDSGFRLLNLKNDSLRKRYDGLKYDVKKVEEVVYDLSIRGFNKETAAACVEK, encoded by the exons ATGTCTGTGAGCGAGATCTTCGTGGAGCTGCAGGGCTTTTTGGCTGCCGAGCAGGACATCCGAGAG gAAATCCGAAAAGTTGTCCAGAGTTTAGAACAAACAGCTCGAGAGATTTTAACTCTACTGCAAGGGGTCCATCAGGGTGCTGGGTTTCAGGACA TTCCAAAGAGGTGTTTGAAAGCTCGAGAACATTTTGGTACAGTAAAAACACATCTAACATCTTTGAAGACCAAGTTCCCTGCTGAACAGTATTACAG GTTTCACGAGCACTGGAGGTTCGTGTTGCAGCGCTTGGTCTTCTTGGCAGCGTTTGTTGTGTACTTGGAGTCAGAAACGCTAGTGACTCGAGAAGCGGTGACAGAAATTCTTGGCA ttgagCCAGATCGAGAGAAAGGATTTCATCTGGATGTAGAAGATTATCTCTCAGGAGTTCTCATTCTTGCTAGTGAACTG TCAAGGCTGTCAGTCAACAGTGTGACTGCTGGAGACTACTCCCGGCCCCTTCACATCTCCACCTTCATCAATGAGCTGGATTCCGGTTTCCGCCTTCTCAACCTGAAAAATGACTCCCTGAGGAAGCGCTACGACGGCTTGAAGTATGACGTGAAGAAAGTAGAGGAGGTGGTCTACGATCTCTCCATCCGGGGCTTCAATAAGGAGACGGCAGCGGCTTGTGTAGAGAAATAG
- the TSN gene encoding translin isoform X2, translated as MSVSEIFVELQGFLAAEQDIREEIRKVVQSLEQTAREILTLLQGVHQGAGFQDIPKRCLKAREHFGTVKTHLTSLKTKFPAEQYYRFHEHWRFVLQRLVFLAAFVVYLESETLVTREAVTEILGSKCLVEPDREKGFHLDVEDYLSGVLILASELSRLSVNSVTAGDYSRPLHISTFINELDSGFRLLNLKNDSLRKRYDGLKYDVKKVEEVVYDLSIRGFNKETAAACVEK; from the exons ATGTCTGTGAGCGAGATCTTCGTGGAGCTGCAGGGCTTTTTGGCTGCCGAGCAGGACATCCGAGAG gAAATCCGAAAAGTTGTCCAGAGTTTAGAACAAACAGCTCGAGAGATTTTAACTCTACTGCAAGGGGTCCATCAGGGTGCTGGGTTTCAGGACA TTCCAAAGAGGTGTTTGAAAGCTCGAGAACATTTTGGTACAGTAAAAACACATCTAACATCTTTGAAGACCAAGTTCCCTGCTGAACAGTATTACAG GTTTCACGAGCACTGGAGGTTCGTGTTGCAGCGCTTGGTCTTCTTGGCAGCGTTTGTTGTGTACTTGGAGTCAGAAACGCTAGTGACTCGAGAAGCGGTGACAGAAATTCTTGGCAGTAAGTGTCTTG ttgagCCAGATCGAGAGAAAGGATTTCATCTGGATGTAGAAGATTATCTCTCAGGAGTTCTCATTCTTGCTAGTGAACTG TCAAGGCTGTCAGTCAACAGTGTGACTGCTGGAGACTACTCCCGGCCCCTTCACATCTCCACCTTCATCAATGAGCTGGATTCCGGTTTCCGCCTTCTCAACCTGAAAAATGACTCCCTGAGGAAGCGCTACGACGGCTTGAAGTATGACGTGAAGAAAGTAGAGGAGGTGGTCTACGATCTCTCCATCCGGGGCTTCAATAAGGAGACGGCAGCGGCTTGTGTAGAGAAATAG
- the TSN gene encoding translin isoform X3, giving the protein MSVSEIFVELQGFLAAEQDIREEIRKVVQSLEQTAREILTLLQGVHQGAGFQDIPKRCLKAREHFGTVKTHLTSLKTKFPAEQYYRFHEHWRFVLQRLVFLAAFVVYLESETLVTREAVTEILGIKAVSQQCDCWRLLPAPSHLHLHQ; this is encoded by the exons ATGTCTGTGAGCGAGATCTTCGTGGAGCTGCAGGGCTTTTTGGCTGCCGAGCAGGACATCCGAGAG gAAATCCGAAAAGTTGTCCAGAGTTTAGAACAAACAGCTCGAGAGATTTTAACTCTACTGCAAGGGGTCCATCAGGGTGCTGGGTTTCAGGACA TTCCAAAGAGGTGTTTGAAAGCTCGAGAACATTTTGGTACAGTAAAAACACATCTAACATCTTTGAAGACCAAGTTCCCTGCTGAACAGTATTACAG GTTTCACGAGCACTGGAGGTTCGTGTTGCAGCGCTTGGTCTTCTTGGCAGCGTTTGTTGTGTACTTGGAGTCAGAAACGCTAGTGACTCGAGAAGCGGTGACAGAAATTCTTGGCA TCAAGGCTGTCAGTCAACAGTGTGACTGCTGGAGACTACTCCCGGCCCCTTCACATCTCCACCTTCATCAATGA